From Lysinibacillus sp. SGAir0095, the proteins below share one genomic window:
- a CDS encoding phage portal protein, whose amino-acid sequence MAEKLSILKRMDAFKAYIPFILKNGINEEILQQIISEHRGIQQDIRKHQERYEASEEGVPILKRPVKSLNLESERIRRIDELINNKLNNTFDSEVVDTKIGYFLGNPINYVVDKENEKFQSLAATIEDFRTRENIPDKDTTLGTRTSIAGYGARLVYWSVENNKPILKVANIDPAECIFLYEESMSAPTFGIQYYPSVEILADGTKSQVTVVEFHDQSETYFFRNDTNGFELYDIQPHNLDSCPLFGVENNESLNGEAIKVLNLVDAYDRTMSDANSEIEATRLAILILRNIGMDDDDVKQMNKLGLLEMFGQDVEAKYLTKDVNDTMIENHLNRLEKNIHKFAKSVDFSDEAFGGNISGIAIKFKTMALEHKAIIAEHKFRSALQYQFKLLCAGWAKLGICSPDDYLNIWFGFKRNLPSNIKEEAEATSLLKGLVSERTRLSLLSFVDDVEAEIEALKEDQVEFGNKLDPLEPIDGPDSELDDDVIDDE is encoded by the coding sequence ATGGCTGAAAAACTTTCAATCCTTAAGCGAATGGACGCTTTTAAAGCGTATATCCCTTTTATCCTTAAAAATGGGATAAATGAAGAAATTCTGCAGCAAATTATTAGCGAACATAGAGGTATTCAACAAGATATTCGCAAACACCAGGAGAGGTACGAAGCTTCAGAAGAGGGTGTCCCGATTCTAAAGCGCCCTGTGAAGTCCCTCAATCTTGAAAGTGAACGCATTCGTAGAATTGATGAGCTCATTAATAACAAACTCAATAACACTTTCGACAGTGAGGTTGTAGATACGAAAATAGGTTACTTTCTTGGTAATCCGATTAATTACGTTGTTGACAAAGAGAATGAGAAATTTCAATCGTTAGCAGCTACAATTGAAGATTTTCGAACGCGTGAAAATATACCGGATAAAGATACTACGTTGGGTACCAGAACAAGTATAGCTGGCTACGGCGCTCGATTAGTTTATTGGTCCGTAGAAAATAACAAGCCGATTCTCAAAGTGGCTAACATAGATCCTGCTGAATGTATCTTCTTATACGAAGAAAGTATGAGTGCTCCTACTTTTGGGATTCAGTATTATCCATCTGTAGAGATTTTAGCAGATGGTACAAAAAGCCAAGTTACTGTCGTTGAGTTTCACGATCAGTCAGAGACTTATTTCTTTAGGAATGATACAAATGGCTTTGAGTTATATGATATCCAACCTCATAATTTAGATTCTTGCCCATTGTTTGGAGTGGAGAACAACGAATCACTAAACGGAGAAGCAATTAAAGTACTAAACCTAGTTGATGCATATGATCGCACTATGTCAGATGCCAATAGTGAAATTGAAGCAACGAGACTTGCTATATTAATTCTTAGAAACATAGGTATGGATGATGATGACGTAAAGCAAATGAATAAATTAGGTCTTCTCGAAATGTTTGGCCAAGATGTTGAAGCAAAGTATTTAACTAAAGATGTTAATGACACGATGATTGAGAACCACTTGAATCGGTTAGAGAAGAACATTCACAAGTTTGCTAAGTCAGTAGATTTCAGTGATGAAGCTTTTGGCGGTAATATCTCAGGTATTGCGATTAAGTTTAAAACCATGGCCCTAGAGCACAAAGCAATTATCGCTGAGCACAAATTCAGGAGTGCTTTGCAGTATCAGTTTAAATTATTATGTGCTGGATGGGCAAAATTAGGCATTTGTTCACCAGATGATTATTTAAATATTTGGTTTGGCTTTAAACGTAACCTTCCTTCAAATATCAAAGAAGAAGCAGAAGCAACATCCTTACTAAAAGGTTTAGTGTCTGAACGTACACGGTTATCTCTACTTAGTTTCGTTGATGATGTTGAAGCTGAAATTGAAGCATTGAAGGAAGACCAAGTGGAGTTTGGAAATAAGTTAGATCCTTTAGAACCAATTGATGGTCCGGATAGCGAACTTGACGATGATGTGATTGACGATGAATGA